In Fluviicola taffensis DSM 16823, the following are encoded in one genomic region:
- the rsmA gene encoding 16S rRNA (adenine(1518)-N(6)/adenine(1519)-N(6))-dimethyltransferase RsmA, whose protein sequence is MKNVRAKKHLGQHFLKDKGVCKRIAEQFKHHQGVKTAIEVGPGMGALTEFLIQDPETNLYVMDVDQESIDYLKINYSQLGERIVFADFLKIDPTTIVGQEPFAVLGNFPYNISSQILFKCIDLKDHVPEIMGMFQKEVALRVAEKPGTKVYGILSVLLQAYYDIEYCFTVDEHVFDPPPKVKSGVIRCTRNNREKLPCDEKLFKQVVKMSFNQRRKTIRNSIKALLPETYEENPMLQLRPERLGVEEFIELTNWVEKHRKVE, encoded by the coding sequence ATGAAGAACGTTAGAGCCAAAAAACATTTGGGGCAACATTTCTTGAAAGACAAGGGTGTTTGCAAACGAATTGCCGAACAATTTAAGCACCATCAAGGAGTCAAAACGGCTATCGAGGTTGGTCCAGGAATGGGAGCTTTAACCGAATTTTTAATTCAAGATCCTGAAACAAATCTGTATGTCATGGATGTGGATCAGGAATCCATCGATTATTTGAAAATCAATTATTCGCAATTGGGAGAGCGGATTGTTTTTGCCGATTTTTTGAAAATAGACCCGACGACCATTGTTGGACAGGAACCTTTTGCAGTACTTGGAAACTTTCCCTACAATATTTCGTCTCAGATTCTATTTAAATGCATCGACCTCAAGGATCATGTTCCAGAAATTATGGGCATGTTCCAGAAAGAAGTTGCACTCCGTGTTGCTGAAAAACCTGGAACAAAGGTTTATGGAATTTTGAGCGTTTTACTTCAAGCCTATTATGACATTGAATATTGTTTCACGGTAGACGAGCATGTTTTTGATCCACCACCAAAAGTAAAATCAGGAGTGATTCGTTGTACTAGGAACAATAGAGAGAAACTTCCTTGTGATGAGAAATTATTCAAGCAAGTGGTGAAAATGTCATTCAATCAACGTCGTAAAACGATTCGCAATTCGATTAAAGCGTTACTTCCAGAAACGTATGAAGAAAATCCAATGCTACAGTTAAGACCTGAGCGTTTGGGTGTAGAAGAATTCATTGAGTTGACAAATTGGGTGGAAAAGCACCGAAAAGTTGAGTAA
- a CDS encoding DUF4286 family protein, translating to MLNSLFKFYLLPFEFPFSTFAAMEHIIYNVTVSLDPSIEQDWVNWMRTVHIPDVMATGCFLESRMSKMNNEEEGACTYAMTYVAYSQNHLEDYQSNHAGRLQVEHKGKYEGRFAAFRSTLNVIQHFTHEER from the coding sequence ATGTTGAATTCTCTGTTTAAATTTTACCTTTTGCCTTTTGAATTCCCTTTCAGTACCTTTGCAGCAATGGAACACATCATTTATAACGTTACAGTAAGCCTTGATCCTTCAATAGAGCAGGATTGGGTGAATTGGATGCGCACCGTGCACATTCCCGATGTCATGGCAACAGGTTGCTTTTTAGAAAGTCGGATGTCGAAAATGAATAATGAGGAAGAAGGTGCTTGCACTTATGCAATGACCTATGTTGCTTACAGTCAAAACCATTTGGAAGATTATCAAAGCAATCATGCAGGGCGCTTGCAAGTGGAGCACAAAGGCAAATATGAAGGTCGTTTTGCCGCTTTCAGAAGCACATTAAATGTCATTCAACACTTCACACATGAAGAACGTTAG